The following proteins are co-located in the Haloterrigena turkmenica DSM 5511 genome:
- a CDS encoding alpha-L-arabinofuranosidase, translated as MVRGNNHRSAGSRTDADDGSGIVSRRRFLTLQSMVVAGAATGTAAADSHTGAESGDGIRNTVSLDLSERTEDEVSDQLFGRLCEHYESGTIYPGVYSEHVKNNSFYPRTWSEDDYFGPKTRFDPESIARHENVPFPWEPVDNSGVSFEQREGGVAAVDTTNYQRVSLEDARGGISQKIVLPDFRTLGYDLSFSVRGDGLESVTAAITTLDGETLATADVDVTDDWTRHELALELSEASGDQYVAGSVANVDTPYGEYVLEFTAEGSGHVDLDWITLGADDAINGKFNPSTVELMREQNTTWLKWPGGNFTSQYNWRDGIGPLDERPMRFNHAWGGVNPNYFGIDEYLELCEIADLTPRLTIGWWDNPGEWASERQILPEDAADWVEYCNGSTETEMGALRAENGHPEPYDVKHWEVGNEVWGPWQRGHTADPSEYASGSEERIGFNEYYDAMMAVDDSITVLADGMDPGYDEAETPDPDEWNGTLFEESGDRIDGLDLHRYNWGIEDQEARDAWFDENDADAIDYNEVLVMFPTQFGVLMDDLSAEAADAGIEDFRINVGEYGLFPSVNEGDPYPGPETMPGGSYIAGMLNSFIRQSETVVEASQTWVPVRMFPPEFTEAPPDPNPLAPAGSVFGLYSAVFETNAEWHAVDTEIDGDGRDIPDTGPRIDPMEDVPYVDAAAMQNKRGKELCVFLTNRNLREHGEVTIDLPEKYAGKSVAITRHRATASERPLPHDFQDSWEEPDVYAVDTAIESVDRDGSLTLEVGPASVVRLLVDNDHGRPATIGDDGVWSGLNGNECDRRPRK; from the coding sequence ATGGTTCGTGGTAACAACCACAGGTCCGCTGGCAGTCGTACTGACGCCGATGACGGTAGCGGGATCGTCTCTCGCCGACGCTTTCTGACGCTCCAGTCGATGGTCGTGGCCGGGGCCGCGACCGGAACGGCGGCGGCCGATTCGCACACTGGAGCCGAATCCGGTGACGGCATCCGGAACACCGTCTCGCTGGACCTCTCGGAACGGACCGAAGACGAGGTGTCCGACCAGTTGTTCGGCCGGCTCTGCGAGCACTACGAGTCGGGGACGATTTACCCCGGCGTCTACTCCGAACACGTCAAGAACAACTCGTTCTATCCGAGAACGTGGTCGGAAGACGATTACTTCGGCCCGAAGACGCGCTTCGATCCCGAATCGATAGCACGCCACGAGAACGTCCCGTTCCCGTGGGAACCCGTCGATAACTCCGGGGTCTCTTTCGAGCAGCGCGAGGGCGGCGTCGCCGCCGTGGATACGACGAACTACCAGCGGGTCTCCCTCGAGGACGCCCGTGGAGGGATCTCACAGAAGATCGTCCTGCCAGACTTCCGCACGCTGGGCTACGACCTCTCGTTCTCGGTGCGCGGCGACGGTCTCGAGTCGGTCACCGCCGCCATCACGACGCTTGACGGTGAGACCCTCGCGACCGCCGACGTCGACGTCACCGACGACTGGACCCGCCACGAGCTCGCGCTCGAATTGAGCGAGGCCAGCGGCGATCAGTACGTCGCCGGCTCGGTCGCGAACGTCGACACCCCCTACGGGGAGTACGTCCTCGAGTTCACCGCCGAGGGAAGCGGTCACGTCGATCTCGACTGGATCACCCTCGGGGCCGACGACGCGATCAACGGCAAGTTCAACCCGTCGACCGTCGAGTTGATGCGAGAGCAGAACACGACCTGGCTGAAGTGGCCGGGCGGGAACTTCACGAGCCAGTACAACTGGCGCGACGGCATCGGTCCGCTCGACGAGCGGCCGATGCGCTTCAATCACGCGTGGGGCGGCGTCAATCCGAACTACTTCGGCATCGACGAGTACCTCGAGCTGTGCGAGATCGCCGACCTCACGCCGCGACTGACTATCGGCTGGTGGGACAACCCCGGCGAGTGGGCCTCGGAGCGCCAGATCCTCCCCGAAGACGCCGCCGACTGGGTCGAGTACTGTAACGGGTCGACGGAGACGGAGATGGGCGCGCTGCGCGCCGAGAACGGCCACCCGGAGCCGTACGACGTCAAACACTGGGAAGTCGGCAACGAGGTCTGGGGGCCGTGGCAGCGCGGCCACACCGCCGATCCCTCCGAGTACGCGAGCGGCTCCGAGGAGCGGATCGGGTTCAACGAGTACTACGACGCGATGATGGCAGTCGACGATTCCATTACCGTCCTCGCGGACGGGATGGATCCGGGCTACGACGAGGCGGAGACGCCGGATCCCGACGAGTGGAACGGGACGCTGTTCGAGGAGTCCGGAGACCGCATCGACGGGCTGGACCTCCACCGCTACAACTGGGGTATCGAGGACCAAGAGGCGCGAGACGCGTGGTTCGACGAGAACGACGCGGACGCCATCGACTACAACGAGGTGCTGGTCATGTTCCCGACGCAGTTCGGGGTGTTGATGGACGACCTCAGCGCCGAAGCCGCCGACGCGGGGATCGAGGACTTCCGGATCAACGTCGGCGAGTACGGGCTCTTTCCGTCGGTCAACGAGGGCGATCCGTACCCCGGCCCGGAGACGATGCCGGGCGGCTCCTATATCGCGGGCATGCTCAACTCGTTCATCCGGCAGAGCGAGACCGTCGTCGAGGCCTCTCAGACGTGGGTGCCCGTGCGCATGTTCCCGCCGGAGTTCACCGAGGCGCCGCCGGATCCGAACCCGCTGGCGCCGGCGGGATCGGTGTTCGGTCTCTACTCGGCGGTGTTCGAGACCAACGCCGAGTGGCACGCGGTCGATACCGAGATCGACGGCGACGGCCGTGACATCCCCGACACCGGACCGCGCATCGACCCCATGGAGGACGTTCCCTACGTCGACGCCGCCGCCATGCAGAACAAGCGGGGCAAAGAACTGTGCGTCTTCCTCACGAATCGGAACCTCCGGGAGCACGGCGAGGTCACGATCGATCTCCCCGAGAAGTACGCCGGCAAGTCTGTGGCGATCACTCGCCACCGCGCGACCGCGTCCGAGCGACCGCTTCCGCACGACTTCCAGGACTCGTGGGAGGAACCGGACGTCTACGCGGTGGACACCGCCATCGAATCAGTCGACCGTGACGGCTCGCTCACGCTCGAGGTCGGCCCTGCCTCGGTCGTCCGGTTACTCGTCGATAACGACCACGGACGTCCCGCGACGATCGGCGACGACGGCGTGTGGTCGGGGCTCAACGGTAACGAGTGCGACCGCCGTCCCCGAAAGTGA
- the gfo6 gene encoding D-xylose 1-dehydrogenase Gfo6 has product MLDWIDNYEERTWQTTDDGTVRYALIGLGWWTIDVALPAIESSDLGEVTVLVSSSTEKASRLAEENDVPEGISYDEFHDGAASDEYDAVYIGTPNAYHLEYAETAAELDKAILCEKPMESTVERAESLVETCESADVPLMIAYRMHTDPAVQRARELIADGFIGEPVSVYGHNSQPLLEMIPDPDQWRLDPDLSGYGTSVMDLGIYSINTTRFLLRRDPVSVQSQMVSNHEAFDDVPDERSSSLFVFEDDVQMISTSSQNAHEDTHLKITGTEGQIDLRPAFHGECSLHLSRGDVSVTVDHESFDAEREMEEEFDYFADRILGDGEIYPDGRHGLQDMRIIEAVHESAERGEPVDIE; this is encoded by the coding sequence ATGCTCGACTGGATCGACAATTACGAAGAACGAACGTGGCAAACGACCGACGACGGAACCGTCCGATACGCCCTCATCGGGCTGGGCTGGTGGACGATCGACGTCGCGCTTCCGGCGATCGAATCCTCCGATCTGGGCGAGGTCACGGTCCTCGTCAGCAGTTCGACGGAGAAGGCCTCCCGACTCGCCGAGGAGAACGACGTCCCGGAAGGGATCAGCTACGACGAGTTCCACGACGGCGCGGCCAGCGACGAGTACGACGCCGTCTACATCGGGACGCCGAACGCCTACCACCTCGAGTACGCCGAGACCGCGGCCGAACTGGACAAGGCGATTCTGTGCGAGAAACCGATGGAATCGACCGTCGAGCGCGCCGAGTCGCTGGTCGAGACCTGCGAGTCGGCGGACGTGCCGCTGATGATCGCCTACCGGATGCACACCGATCCGGCGGTCCAGCGGGCGCGCGAGCTGATCGCGGACGGCTTTATCGGCGAGCCGGTGTCCGTTTACGGGCACAACAGCCAGCCGCTGCTCGAGATGATCCCCGATCCGGACCAGTGGCGCCTCGATCCCGACCTGAGCGGGTACGGGACGTCGGTGATGGATCTCGGCATCTACTCGATCAACACGACCCGATTCCTGCTCCGACGGGACCCCGTCAGCGTGCAGTCCCAGATGGTCTCGAACCACGAGGCGTTCGACGACGTGCCGGACGAGCGCTCCTCGTCGCTGTTCGTCTTCGAGGACGACGTCCAGATGATCTCGACGTCGAGCCAGAACGCCCACGAGGACACCCACCTCAAGATCACGGGGACGGAGGGTCAGATCGATCTCCGGCCCGCCTTCCACGGGGAGTGTTCGCTGCACCTCTCGCGGGGCGACGTCTCGGTCACGGTCGACCACGAGAGCTTCGACGCCGAACGCGAGATGGAAGAGGAGTTCGACTACTTCGCCGACCGCATCCTCGGCGACGGCGAGATCTACCCCGACGGCCGCCACGGCCTACAGGACATGCGGATCATCGAAGCCGTCCACGAGTCCGCCGAGCGGGGCGAACCGGTCGACATCGAGTGA
- a CDS encoding ABC transporter ATP-binding protein translates to MGRIQLEQLTKRFGETVAVDDVTFDIEDSEFLVLVGPSGCGKSTTLRMLAGLETPTSGELYIAGEHMNYRVPQNRDIAMVFQDYALYPHMTIRENIRFGLEEEPGYTPDERDERVEEVAETLGIDDLLDRKPGELSGGQQQRVALGRAIVRDPEVFLMDEPLANLDAKLRTQMRTELQRLQEDLDVTTVYVTHNQTEAMTMGDRIAVLNDGRLQQVGEPLELYHAPENQFVAGFIGEPMMNFLHGSRSEKGFAGEYIEYPFDERLEQAVGDTDDLVLGIRPEAIDVRHAGESALESLGPHEFRMTVTVTETHGDQNVVTLTHAEDEASHDAIRAVTDGMHIVNAGESVIVTIEPDAVHVFDGETGEVLRNRRLETARELTI, encoded by the coding sequence ATGGGACGAATTCAACTCGAGCAGCTGACGAAGCGATTCGGAGAGACGGTCGCCGTCGATGACGTGACGTTCGACATCGAGGACAGCGAATTTCTCGTGTTGGTCGGTCCCTCCGGCTGCGGGAAGTCGACGACGCTGCGGATGTTGGCCGGGCTCGAGACGCCGACGTCCGGGGAACTCTACATCGCCGGCGAGCACATGAACTATCGCGTTCCGCAGAACCGCGACATCGCGATGGTCTTCCAGGATTACGCCCTCTATCCGCACATGACTATCCGGGAGAACATTCGGTTCGGTCTGGAAGAGGAACCGGGGTACACCCCCGACGAGCGGGACGAGCGGGTCGAGGAGGTCGCCGAGACTCTCGGCATCGACGACTTGCTGGATCGCAAACCGGGCGAGCTCTCGGGCGGTCAGCAACAGCGGGTCGCGCTCGGGCGAGCGATCGTGCGCGATCCCGAGGTCTTCCTGATGGACGAGCCGCTCGCGAATCTCGACGCCAAACTCCGGACCCAGATGCGGACGGAACTCCAGCGCCTGCAGGAGGACTTGGACGTCACGACGGTCTACGTGACCCACAACCAGACGGAAGCCATGACGATGGGCGACCGGATCGCCGTGTTGAACGACGGGCGGCTCCAGCAGGTAGGCGAACCGCTCGAGCTCTATCACGCGCCCGAAAACCAGTTCGTGGCCGGCTTCATCGGCGAGCCCATGATGAACTTCCTCCACGGGAGTCGCTCCGAGAAGGGGTTCGCCGGCGAATACATCGAGTATCCGTTCGACGAGCGCCTCGAGCAGGCCGTCGGCGATACCGACGACCTCGTCCTCGGGATTCGACCCGAAGCAATCGACGTTCGCCACGCCGGCGAATCGGCGCTGGAGAGCCTCGGTCCGCACGAGTTCCGGATGACCGTCACTGTCACCGAGACTCACGGCGACCAGAACGTCGTGACCCTCACGCACGCCGAGGACGAGGCCAGCCACGACGCCATCCGTGCCGTCACCGACGGGATGCACATCGTCAACGCTGGCGAGTCGGTCATCGTCACCATCGAACCGGACGCCGTTCACGTCTTCGACGGCGAAACCGGCGAAGTGCTTCGTAACCGGCGGCTCGAAACCGCGCGCGAACTCACGATCTAA
- a CDS encoding ABC transporter substrate-binding protein, whose protein sequence is MVENDKLTNGLDRRTYLSGIAAGAVAGLAGCTDSEDDGLEVLHGWTGGDGAAAIETLTEAFKEQHSDIDGTFEAVGGDGNVELNTAVLQRLTNENPMSSFANWPGNNLKRYEGVLMDLEEDVWEADGLKDNIQERAVELCTYNDKMPAVPVGSHRMNNLFYNTAAFDEAGINAEDLGSMSDLMDALETIDQDTDYIPFAHGMRSAFLGLQTWVQILSSQSGVDAYMDFIEGNGDRDAVIDALETLQEIQENYISDDASSIGYTQAAQKLIAGEAACIHGGNWQYGMYRSDEYDVEFGEDWDWIPFPGTEGTYFYHLDAFIAPGDNPSPEDTIEWQKFVGTAEAQIEFNNLKGSVPLRTDIDSSELTDFLAMTYEDLLNSERYPPTLAHGLAVEPQQQNDCEGAIGDHFMGPYDADAAADALLNAVSE, encoded by the coding sequence ATGGTCGAGAATGACAAACTGACTAATGGACTCGATAGACGAACGTATCTCAGTGGGATTGCGGCGGGTGCTGTGGCCGGATTAGCGGGCTGTACCGATAGCGAAGACGACGGACTCGAAGTGCTCCACGGCTGGACCGGCGGTGACGGGGCGGCTGCGATCGAGACGCTCACCGAGGCGTTCAAGGAGCAACACTCCGATATCGACGGAACCTTCGAAGCCGTCGGCGGCGACGGGAACGTCGAACTGAATACGGCCGTCCTGCAGCGGTTGACGAACGAGAACCCGATGAGTTCGTTCGCCAACTGGCCGGGCAACAATCTCAAGCGGTACGAAGGCGTCCTCATGGATCTCGAGGAGGACGTCTGGGAGGCCGACGGACTGAAGGACAACATCCAGGAGCGTGCCGTCGAACTCTGTACGTACAACGACAAGATGCCGGCGGTCCCGGTCGGCTCACACCGGATGAACAACCTGTTCTACAACACGGCCGCCTTCGACGAGGCGGGGATCAATGCGGAGGACCTCGGGAGTATGTCCGACCTCATGGACGCCCTCGAGACGATCGATCAGGACACCGATTACATCCCGTTCGCTCACGGGATGCGGTCAGCGTTCCTCGGCTTGCAGACGTGGGTTCAGATCCTCTCGAGCCAGTCCGGAGTCGACGCCTACATGGACTTTATCGAGGGCAACGGCGACAGGGACGCGGTGATCGACGCGCTGGAAACGCTCCAGGAGATCCAGGAGAACTATATCTCCGACGACGCATCGTCGATCGGCTACACGCAGGCCGCGCAGAAACTGATCGCCGGCGAGGCCGCGTGTATTCACGGCGGAAACTGGCAGTACGGGATGTACCGATCCGACGAGTACGACGTCGAGTTCGGCGAGGACTGGGACTGGATCCCCTTCCCCGGAACCGAGGGGACGTACTTCTACCACCTCGACGCCTTCATCGCCCCCGGTGACAACCCGAGTCCGGAGGATACGATCGAGTGGCAGAAATTCGTCGGGACGGCGGAGGCACAGATCGAGTTCAACAATCTCAAGGGATCGGTACCGCTTCGAACGGACATCGACTCGAGCGAGTTGACGGACTTCCTGGCGATGACGTACGAGGACCTCCTCAATTCTGAGCGGTATCCGCCGACGCTCGCACACGGCCTCGCCGTCGAACCCCAACAGCAGAACGATTGTGAGGGTGCGATCGGCGATCACTTCATGGGTCCGTACGATGCCGATGCAGCCGCGGACGCCCTGCTCAATGCCGTCTCCGAATAA
- a CDS encoding carbohydrate ABC transporter permease yields the protein MSQSTSDTALDVASVVEDVNLRRIGHYTIIILFLGFFLLPLITGIMTALKTSNAVANTLPFMPPLGDGFTLANLEYAFGRLSHAFVNSLLMAIPATIINVLLASMAAFGLTMVRWRGQLGILVLFLIGIFVPYQAVLVPLARFWNNIFPIADMLEPLFSIVPLIQGYHSALVPLIVTHVAYGIPICMLLFRSYYQSLPNSLVEAAKIDGASITKIYRRIILPISKPMFGVVFIYQFTQIYNEFLFSFTLVTSANSSEAPITLIIPTVGASTSGIDFGIRMAAAFLAALPTIILYVAFAEQFAKGLETESA from the coding sequence ATGTCACAATCAACATCCGACACCGCCCTCGATGTCGCATCGGTCGTCGAAGACGTCAACCTCAGACGGATCGGCCACTACACGATAATCATCCTCTTCCTCGGGTTCTTTCTCCTCCCACTGATAACGGGGATCATGACGGCGCTAAAAACGAGCAACGCCGTCGCCAACACGCTCCCGTTCATGCCGCCGCTGGGTGACGGCTTCACGCTGGCCAACCTCGAGTACGCGTTCGGCCGACTCTCGCACGCGTTCGTCAACTCGTTGCTGATGGCGATTCCGGCGACGATCATCAACGTGTTGCTCGCGAGTATGGCGGCGTTCGGGCTCACGATGGTCCGATGGCGCGGCCAGCTGGGGATTCTGGTCCTGTTCCTGATCGGGATCTTCGTCCCGTACCAGGCCGTGCTGGTGCCGCTGGCGCGGTTCTGGAACAACATCTTCCCGATCGCGGACATGCTGGAGCCGCTGTTTTCCATCGTGCCGCTGATCCAGGGCTACCACTCGGCTCTCGTGCCGCTGATCGTCACACACGTCGCCTACGGGATCCCGATCTGTATGCTCCTGTTCCGATCGTATTACCAGAGCCTCCCGAACTCGCTGGTCGAGGCGGCCAAAATCGACGGTGCGAGCATCACCAAGATCTATCGACGCATCATTCTGCCGATCTCGAAACCGATGTTCGGCGTCGTCTTCATCTACCAGTTCACCCAGATTTACAACGAGTTCCTGTTCTCGTTTACCCTGGTTACGAGCGCGAATTCGTCAGAAGCGCCGATCACGCTGATCATTCCGACGGTCGGGGCGTCGACGTCCGGAATCGACTTCGGAATTCGGATGGCGGCGGCGTTCCTCGCGGCACTGCCGACGATCATCCTGTACGTCGCGTTCGCCGAGCAGTTCGCCAAAGGACTGGAAACGGAGAGTGCATAA
- a CDS encoding ABC transporter ATP-binding protein — MARLEIDDVTKEYRSGESSVVAVQDISVEVPDGDFLVLVGPSGCGKSTTLRMIAGLEEITEGEIRLGGRTINDVSAQERDIAMVFQSYALYPHKTVRSNMSFGLEESTELSDSAIAETVEETAAMMGIEDLLDRKPGELSGGQQQRVALGRAIVRDPDVFLMDEPLSNLDAKLRAEMRTELQHLQEQLDVTTVYVTHDQTEAMTMGDRIAVLNEGELQQVGTPLECYHEPNNLFVASFIGEPSMNFFDGTLENDALVTDYFEYPLSQESRHDLESGRDLVLGIRPEDVRLGDTEHSDRQLEAEVLVVEPMGNENIIHLRFDGMAADDEFVVTTEGVPNVSAGDRVDVEFPESAIHLFDGASGDAIKNRDLSFTGTPNAVLP; from the coding sequence ATGGCACGCTTAGAAATCGACGACGTAACCAAGGAGTACCGGAGCGGAGAGTCGAGCGTCGTTGCCGTTCAGGACATCTCCGTCGAGGTTCCCGACGGGGACTTCCTCGTCCTCGTCGGCCCCTCCGGCTGCGGGAAGTCGACGACGCTGCGGATGATCGCCGGCCTCGAGGAGATCACCGAAGGAGAGATCAGACTCGGCGGCCGAACGATAAACGACGTCTCGGCACAGGAACGGGACATCGCGATGGTCTTCCAGTCGTACGCGCTGTATCCCCACAAGACCGTCCGTTCGAACATGTCCTTCGGGCTCGAGGAATCGACGGAGCTCTCCGATTCCGCGATCGCCGAGACGGTCGAAGAGACGGCGGCGATGATGGGAATCGAGGACCTGCTCGACCGCAAGCCGGGCGAACTCTCGGGCGGCCAGCAACAGCGGGTCGCACTCGGCCGGGCCATCGTTCGCGACCCCGACGTCTTCCTCATGGACGAACCCCTCTCCAATCTCGACGCGAAGTTGCGCGCCGAGATGCGAACGGAACTCCAGCACCTGCAGGAACAACTGGACGTGACGACGGTCTACGTGACCCACGATCAGACGGAGGCGATGACGATGGGCGACCGGATCGCCGTCTTAAACGAGGGCGAACTCCAGCAAGTCGGCACCCCGCTCGAGTGTTACCACGAGCCGAACAACCTGTTCGTCGCGAGTTTCATCGGCGAGCCGTCGATGAACTTCTTCGACGGAACGCTCGAGAACGACGCGCTCGTCACCGACTACTTCGAGTATCCGTTGTCCCAGGAGTCGCGCCACGACCTCGAGTCGGGACGCGACCTCGTCCTCGGCATCCGACCGGAGGACGTCCGACTCGGCGATACCGAGCACAGCGACCGACAGCTCGAGGCCGAAGTCCTCGTCGTCGAGCCGATGGGGAACGAGAACATCATCCACCTACGGTTCGACGGGATGGCGGCCGATGACGAGTTCGTCGTGACGACCGAGGGAGTTCCGAACGTGAGCGCCGGCGACCGCGTCGACGTCGAGTTTCCCGAGTCGGCGATTCACCTCTTCGACGGCGCCAGCGGCGACGCGATTAAGAACCGGGATCTCTCGTTCACCGGGACGCCGAACGCGGTGCTGCCGTAG
- a CDS encoding carbohydrate ABC transporter permease, with amino-acid sequence MTTHDTTETTETATGPSEERVDWQTKLRYFLNSDFVRSSPYWGIPFLLMGIAVYGGIGYNLAISFTDYAGIARPSFSSLDLEMYRRALADGSFRAAAFQNFVLLVGFTSISLGLGLFLAVLLDYGIRYKETIQTIYLLPMALSFVVTAQLWLWMYSPGSNGMLNVLVTTFGFEPIDWLGNPKLSLAAVIFALVWQFSGYAMVVFLAGLQSLPSDQFEAAKVDGASTTKTYVRIIIPQLKQASVGAAVVLMLFALKAFDFLYAITGNYRPPNGTDILATLMVREAFQYGQWAYGAAIATMLLLLSLAVIAPYLIFQHRQGSL; translated from the coding sequence ATGACAACACACGACACGACTGAAACTACGGAGACGGCGACGGGTCCGTCTGAGGAGCGGGTCGACTGGCAGACAAAACTCCGGTATTTCCTCAACAGCGACTTCGTTCGGTCGTCGCCGTACTGGGGGATTCCGTTTCTCCTCATGGGGATCGCGGTGTACGGCGGGATCGGCTACAACCTCGCGATTTCCTTTACGGACTACGCGGGAATCGCCCGACCGTCGTTTTCCAGCCTCGATCTGGAGATGTACCGTAGAGCGCTTGCGGACGGATCGTTCCGGGCCGCTGCGTTCCAAAACTTCGTCCTGCTCGTCGGTTTCACGTCGATCTCGCTGGGGCTTGGACTGTTCCTCGCGGTCCTCCTCGATTACGGAATCAGATACAAGGAGACGATCCAGACGATCTACCTCCTCCCGATGGCCCTCTCGTTCGTCGTGACGGCACAGCTCTGGTTGTGGATGTACAGCCCTGGGAGCAACGGGATGTTGAACGTTCTCGTAACGACGTTCGGGTTCGAACCGATCGATTGGTTGGGTAACCCCAAACTCTCACTCGCAGCCGTGATCTTCGCGCTGGTCTGGCAGTTCAGCGGCTACGCGATGGTCGTCTTTCTGGCCGGCCTCCAGTCGCTCCCGTCGGACCAGTTCGAAGCGGCGAAAGTCGACGGCGCGAGCACGACCAAGACGTACGTTCGGATCATTATTCCGCAACTCAAGCAAGCGTCCGTCGGCGCCGCCGTCGTCCTGATGTTATTCGCCCTCAAGGCGTTCGACTTCCTGTACGCGATCACCGGCAACTACCGGCCGCCGAACGGAACCGATATCCTGGCGACGCTGATGGTTCGCGAAGCGTTCCAGTACGGACAGTGGGCCTACGGTGCGGCGATCGCGACGATGCTGCTCTTACTGTCGCTCGCCGTCATCGCGCCGTATCTCATCTTCCAGCACCGACAGGGGTCGCTCTGA
- a CDS encoding family 43 glycosylhydrolase encodes MVDSHDHTGLNRRSVLKTIGAGALGAGVIATSGTTVADESSTHYHNPVGPVGFGDVTVIQAGDGTYYAYGTETPEDIVPIATSDDLVDWTYIDSAFDSYPDWRDDPDAGVWAPDINYYNGQYYLYYSYSTWGSQDNPGIGVALSDTPDGPFEDQGPVFRAEDLGMTNCIDSEFRVVDGTPYMIWGSFYGFYGVELTSDGMDYVPDTTFHLAGDNREGPMVIEENGYYYLFYSTGHCCEGYDSTYEVEVGRSESFFGPYYNQNGTDLRDLNEHRSGVSVLNGTDEFTGPGHNTAIQDENGDWWMLYHVEATADQETRIMMIDRIQWENGWPVVACDGTPSTQSPMPNTGSYDCGAVTSGIGISEGTYAITNVNSGKRLEVASAGTSDGDNVQQYSDTGHACQQWDVIETDDHETFHLRNVNSGKLMEVAGADTSDGATVQQYADTGHATQDWHIVDNGDGTYRIENANSGKVAEVNGASTDDGADVIQWSWNGGANQRWTFDLV; translated from the coding sequence ATGGTTGATAGTCATGATCACACAGGGTTGAATCGGCGAAGCGTACTGAAGACGATCGGCGCCGGCGCGCTCGGTGCGGGCGTCATCGCGACGAGCGGGACGACGGTCGCCGACGAGAGTTCGACGCATTACCACAATCCGGTCGGACCGGTCGGGTTCGGAGACGTAACCGTCATTCAGGCCGGCGACGGAACCTACTACGCGTACGGAACCGAGACGCCGGAGGACATCGTTCCGATCGCGACCTCGGACGATCTGGTAGACTGGACGTACATCGACTCGGCGTTCGACAGCTACCCCGACTGGCGGGACGATCCGGACGCCGGGGTCTGGGCGCCCGACATCAACTACTACAACGGCCAGTACTACCTCTATTACTCCTACTCGACGTGGGGGAGCCAGGACAATCCGGGGATCGGCGTCGCGCTCTCGGACACACCGGACGGTCCGTTCGAGGATCAGGGGCCGGTGTTCAGGGCCGAAGACCTCGGGATGACCAACTGCATCGACTCGGAGTTCCGCGTCGTCGACGGCACTCCCTACATGATCTGGGGGAGTTTCTACGGGTTCTACGGCGTCGAACTCACGAGCGACGGGATGGACTACGTCCCGGATACGACGTTCCACTTGGCGGGTGACAATCGCGAAGGCCCGATGGTCATCGAAGAGAACGGCTACTACTACCTGTTCTACTCGACTGGCCACTGCTGTGAGGGGTACGACAGCACCTACGAGGTCGAAGTCGGCCGCTCCGAATCGTTCTTCGGCCCCTACTACAACCAGAACGGGACCGACCTGCGCGACCTGAACGAGCACCGCAGCGGCGTGTCGGTCCTCAACGGGACGGACGAGTTCACCGGTCCGGGTCACAACACCGCGATCCAGGACGAGAACGGCGACTGGTGGATGCTCTACCACGTCGAGGCCACGGCGGACCAGGAGACCCGCATCATGATGATCGATCGAATCCAGTGGGAGAACGGCTGGCCGGTCGTCGCCTGTGACGGGACGCCGAGCACGCAGAGCCCGATGCCGAACACCGGCAGCTACGACTGCGGCGCCGTCACCAGCGGTATCGGCATCAGCGAGGGGACCTACGCGATCACGAACGTCAACAGCGGCAAGCGCCTCGAGGTCGCCAGCGCCGGAACGAGTGACGGCGACAACGTTCAGCAGTACAGCGATACGGGACACGCCTGCCAGCAGTGGGACGTAATCGAGACGGACGACCACGAGACGTTCCACCTTCGAAACGTCAACAGCGGGAAGCTCATGGAGGTGGCCGGCGCCGACACGAGCGACGGAGCGACCGTCCAGCAGTACGCCGACACCGGGCACGCGACCCAAGACTGGCACATCGTCGACAACGGTGACGGTACCTACCGCATCGAGAACGCCAACAGCGGCAAGGTCGCCGAGGTCAACGGTGCGTCGACGGACGACGGTGCCGACGTCATCCAGTGGTCGTGGAACGGCGGCGCGAACCAGCGGTGGACGTTCGATCTGGTGTAA